aacttttaaaacgaCAGGGACCAAATTTAAACTAAGTTCAAACCATTTGGATTAAATTGGAATATCCCTATAGGGTGAGAGTAAGGTTGCCTGTTGTCTAGCTCCTGATACTTCATCTAAAAACGAGGAAGCATGATTGAACCTTGGAATGACATAAGGTGAATGTGAatctaattataaaatataagaagTTTATATGTGAGCAGTTTGTTAGACACAAAAGCAACAAGTTTGTCCTCAActtgtttgaattaaaaattaataaattataattgatttGCCGTATTTTGATGGGATGGTTACAACCGCATACTACTTATTAAGCCCTTGTTGTGACTGTCTAAAGGCAAGGCTCCTACACTCCACAACGTCATGAACTTCATTGGTACCGATCCAAACCTTAAGGGAGAAACTGTCTGTTTTAACAATGCCAAATTCCTCAGTTCCTATCCCAAACCTTAAGAGTTTTTGGGATTGAAAACTCTTGTTTTAACTTCAATGCTAGTAACTTGTTTGATGTGTCTGTGTTAAACTTCAAATGCCAAATctcatgaaagaaaaaagaggataaaagaagaaaaaagggggaaaaaggaaatataacgagaaaaaaaaaaacctgtaTCAGGCTGTTCAGACGAGGGTGGTTAATTTGAAGCTACCAGACATGTTTTCTTGTTAGTACTGTTGTCTGAAACAGGTAAAAATGAATTCCCCAGCCCCAGCCTCCAACACAAACTTGCTTTTTTGGGGGGTCTTTGTTTGGTTGGGTCCTTTTTGCTCTTAGAGAGCTTGTTTTGCTCTTTGGTTGCTTTGGACGTGTTTTTAGTTTGGccgagtgttttgttcttttcactCCCTATGGGAGTTTGTATCCTTGAACTTTTATAACTTTTGATCGTTTGAACAAAGAGTTATTTCTTgttaagaaaaaggaaaaattaacatcaagaaactttaaaaaaatatgatatgaatattAAACATCAATATAAGCTTTGTTTTCATGCTGCAGATCTTTAcagaaaaagaatgtttcagtTGCTGGTGTCTGCTTATTCTACGATAAGTATCCATGATACAGCTCACTTCTTGGGAATGAATGAGGAAGAAGCCAAAAATTGTAAGCCTCTTTTGCTAGTTACTTCTTGTCTCTTATTTGAATTTCAGCATCTATGAGTAATGAGTAAGAATTTTGAGGGGAGAGGTTCCCACTTGGTTAAGGATTAGGAATTGGGAGCTTGAGATTCTGTCATGAGGCTTTCTTGATGAAATTGTTGTGGTATAGAGTGATTATCTGTAGACTTGACCCTCACCCTTTTGAGTGGAAAGCTATTTCTCCTcaatttccttctttctctcaaaTTTATCAATTTCTCTATTAGGACTGCTTgagaatttatttttggttggaCCATTGTGTGGGTGATGAGTCTTTCtgtgtttcattttcatacCATCTTTTGAACAAGAGGTTGCATCTGGTGGCTTCAGTGTTGCCTTCCTCAAACGCTACTTCTTCAATTTCCTTATGTCTTCATCGTCCCGTCTGATAGAGGGCCGCTTGATGTGGTGgaccttctttctctttttcgaGACGAGAAAATCTGACGGAGAAAGGATGTTAGGATTTATACCCTTGATCTTGTGAAAAAAACACCTCCACTGATTAAAGAGGGCagataaactataattacCAAAAGGAGGATACAATTTGCACCAAGTTTTAGCTAAAAGAGACGCggattccaaaagaaaaaacgaacATGACAAAGCCAAAGGAtcttttgtcctttttgaaTGGATGACCCAAAAATAATAGAGAGATGAGGGAAAGGATATCACTTGGTCTTGAGAATTCCCCTTCAAAGTTGCCTTGTAAATCACTCAAAATCTTTGAAACGAAGGCGCGCCTACTAAAAATCCATGGAAAGGGCATAGGACAGAAGCTGGGAATCTTCTTTGGCAGCTCCAAAGGTTGTTAATGTATAGACCATACATGATGATATAGAGCTGAATTGTGCTTGATTCACTGGGGGAGAGGACCTTTGGATGTTATTAAATGCATTAAAATGCCTCTGGAACCAGAGTCGCATACCTATGAAGCTGAAAGTCTAAATTAGGATGTTACGATCGTGAACAGTAGAGAGACACCACTACTGCTCCACCACAACGGATGAATGCCTCAATACATGGTCCAAGGTGTTAACCCCCAAGCAAGAGTTGCCAACCAAAGAAGAGTTTGATCCTCTTTGGAATTTTGACCTTCCATGGAAGAGGGTAGAAAGACCCCAGAGTAGAAGAGATCACAAAAAAGACAAGGCCTACAAGAAAACCCTCTACCTCTAGAAGGATGTGGAAATTTTAGACAGTAATATCCATCCGGGCCTTCTCATCAATGGACTCCCGACGTATACTGAGGAGTGCGGTTCGTTCAAtagatttttcaaaacttcatGGAGATGCAAGaagagaaatactatctccactTAGACCAAGACATAACTTTGGGAACAGAATCAGAAACAACGAATCTCTTTATGATAAACAAATTCATTCTGGCCTTTCGTGCTTAAATTACCTCTATCTCGTAGGTCTGTTCTTTTTTGCAAAATGCCTTCTGTATTTGGAGATAATAATTGctatattattttgatgacAATAATGTTAGTTGAAGTAGGCTGGTTTTCAGATGGCTATATTATTTAGACCTTAAGTTGACAAACAAGACGCCCTGTTTGTACTTGCAGATGTAACACCGCAAGGATGGATTGTTGATGTTGCTTCTCAAATGTTCACTGTGAAGAAACAACAAATTGTGACAGAGCAGAAGTTAGATTCCAGCAAATTGCAGCGCTTGACCGAATACGTTTTCCATCTCGAACATTGAGCATAAATGCTTTTAGTTCTCAGTTCGTTCGTTCCATGTCGTTTAGAACGAACCGTGCTTTGAAATACTTGGGATATCAACTGTGAACTGCTCTCCTATATTTCTTAGAGATTGTTACTTTTGTATAGCTTTAAAAACCTTAGCAAAGATTTTACTCATTTGAAAAAGGCTTACATTGATTCATACTCCTAGAAACTCTTATGCTCGTAAATGAATTCCATTTAAATCATTGATGGTTTCCATGAATTTTGATgcttattctattttagtttttagaaaAGGGTTTGTGTGGGGCATCGACGTCGAGAATCGAAGGATGCCCCGTTTTATTTAAACGATCTTTTAAGCTAATTTGATTTCCTTTTCGAGTTTGAGTTGGCTTATGAATCTATCTAAATTGGTTTaggttcaaaattttcttgttaattttaaatatacatttatgatataattataCATTTGATAGACAGGTTTGATCTCGACTTACTCAATTAAGGTAATTAGTCTTTCTATTagattgcatttttttttcattcaaatgaTGAGAGAGTTTTAGAGCTAATTTCGGttgttggaattttttttttttttttctaattaataatttcttagttaaatttgaactattttttgagtaagaaaattattttcggttttactttctttctttctatctaCCTACCAGATAAGGTAAGTGTTAATAACggaaaaatttgtttgaaggaTAAGAATGTGGTCTGCAATCCAAGAAAAACTTAAACTTGCACGCGTGATACTTGTTGCGCAGAGAAATTAGTAAGAATGGACCAGAATCATCTGGATTGAGGACACGTTAAGCGCATGCTCTGTATGAGACCGAGTAAGTAACTTAGCTTTCAATCCAAGTTACCTTTCTATTACCAAAATCATATGGATTGAGGACACGTTAAGCTCATGCTCCGTATGAGACCGAGTAAGGAACTTAGCTTTCAATCCAAGTTACCTTTCTATTATCAGAATCATCTGGATTGAGGACACGTTAAGCGCATGCTCCGTATGAGACCGAGTAAGGAACTTAGCTTTCAATCCAAGTTACTTTCTCTCCTATTTAGTGCCTTGATTTCCTCGGTTTGATTTATTCCGTGTCAGATTTTTTACCTTATTTGGTacttacttaattttttttagtcttttatGCTTGATTCATGTAATCAAATTTCCCGCTAACATTATCTCCCGCTCATTAATTGAAATTCTCTCTCGCTCTTTGATTGAAATTCATGGTTTGACTTTGACCTCACATAGTAACTACCAAGGTAATCCTCGAATTATCtccagaaaaaaaatgatttcgATCTCTCTTGTATATAAACAAGTTCGACAATAAACGAGCTAGAAAAACATATATAGTTGATAGAGCAAAGGACTAAAAACTTTGGTGTCACGGATTCAAATCTATTACTGAAAATAaggataattttatttttgaaaattgaagagtattattattattattattatttaaattattaatttattaaaagaaaaatataaaaaatttaatatagtaAAATTTGGGAGGTTGATTCATGGAAGTGGAGGGAAGATCCGCAACCACTTGCGTGCAGTTCATAATTGTATGTGTCTGGTCGTCATCTCTCCCTTTCCACTTTCAGAAAACAACCAATTTTTGCTCTGTTCTTCTCACAATCTTAGCTTTTATGAAATTCACAATcccataattaatattattacttcATCTTCTGTTTGTTAGCGACTCAGATTCAtatttccttccatttcttcccACTTTTcacctaaaattttgttaatttttgaCTTTgtgaggaagaaagagaacGGGAGAAGCAGGCGAAGCCCTAGAATTTCGGCATGGCTTCGTCGAATGTGGAGATTGCGTCCACGTCGAAGAACAATCCGGATCTGCCGCGTGAGTCCTCTGTTTGTTCTATTTCCACAATTATCGCTGATCTACAGCATAGTGATTCCTCCAGGAATTTGGTTTCCATGAGCATGGATGACCTGCTTAAGAACATTTATTCCGATGCTCAAACTCACAATCAACCGCAGCCGGAGAATCCCATTATGCCTGCCTCGATCCCCACCCAACACACCTTTCCTTTGCCCAAGGATTTGAGCACCAGGTCTGTTGAGGAGGTCTGGAAGGAGATCGTTGCTGGGGGTGGTGATCAGAGGCGGGACCCTGCTACGGATCACGAAATAACCCTTGAAGATTTTCTATCTAAGGCTGGGGCTGTTCATCAGGAGGATGTTAGGAGGGTCCCTGTAATCTCCGAAGCTGGGGGTTATGGTGTCGACTCGACCCTTAATAATCAGTTTCAGATTCCGCCGCAGCAGCAGTTGGAAGGTGCGCCGGTTGGGTACGCTAGTGGAATCGATGGGAGAATGGTTGGAGTTGGAAGAGGGAAGAGAAGGGCTGTTGAGGAACCAGTTGACAAAGCCACACAGCAGAAACAGAGACGGATGATCAAGAACAGGGAATCCGCTGCCCGCTCCAGGGAACGCAAGCAGGTGAGGGATTTGTTCTTAATGTCAGAAATCATGCGTTATTTTATCGTAATCTTCTTGTTTCAATGCATCACTTGTTCATGTGCGGCTGATAAACTTGAGAGTTCTATTATTTTGGCTGTCTTGGAAGCTGAGTTCTTGAACTTCATTCCTACGAGGTTTAATTTTGTGCGTTTATGTTTAGGCATATACGCTAGAGCTAGAGTCTCTCGTGACCCAACTGGAGGAGGAAAATGCACGGCTATTGAGAGAAGAGGTACCTCTGACTAAAATTCCTGTTGTTCTGTTCTTCTGATGGATATTTTGGTAGTTGTTTTTCATATTGAATCAAGTATAGTATCACTGCATTCATCGCCCCCGTCCCTTTCGTGCTCCCACCAACATAATACCTATCGACACGATAACCAGTTGGATTGCATGTTCTAATGTCAGTTTGTGCCACTCAAGGAGATGACTCTCAAGTGATGCATGTAACCTTTTCTTAAACCAGTATTATTCTGTTCGTTCtgttttagtttcttttcgAAACTTATGGTTGAAAAACGAGGGAAAAACTAGACTGACCCTGTTGAACCTGAAGGGGGAGAGGATCCTGATCTTGGCTGTTCTTTTCCTGAAAGGCTGTGGAGGTTTCAGAACGTAAGGGGTTATTTCTAGTTTGAGTCATTGTTAGGGTAACTGGAGGTGTACCCCAGCCATTTCTTCAGGGTTCTACACGTTTGTTAAGATGCCTGAATTGGCTAGAACATGGTGAGTATAAGAGTAGAATTGGCTAGAACATGGTGAGTATAAGAGTAGAATTGGCTAGAACATGGTGAGTATAAGAGTAGAATTGGCTAGAACATGGTGAGTATAAGAGTAGAATTGGCTAGAACATGGTGAGTATAAGAGTAGAATTGGCTAGAACATGGTGAGTATAAGAGTAGAATTGGCTAGAACATGGTGAGTATAAGAGTAGAATTGGCTAGAACATGGTGAGTATAAGAGTAGAATTGGCTAGAACATGGTGAGTATAAGAGTAGAATTGGCTAGAACATGGTGAGTATAAGAGTAGAATTGGCTAGAACATGGTGAGTATAAGAGTAGAATTGGCTAGAACATGGTGAGTATAAGAGTAGAATTGGCTAGAACATGGTGAGTATAAGAGTATTTCTCCAAGTATTGTCGGTATAAGAAAGTTGCATCTAAGAAGTTTGAGCTGGACTTGAACAAAAAACATGGCCTCCGGCCGTTCTGTGACTGAGATGTTGATGGTATCACTAGTTTCATTGTCAGAGTTTATGGCTCATTGGAGTTCGGCATGCCCCCGTCTCCTTTCTCAAGAGTCCAAGAAGCTGAGGATCTGACCCTCCTGAACATTTGCTTCTGTTTCCTCTTCATTCTCCCTGAGATTGTAACAGGCGGTGATTCTTCTACTCGAAAGAAATACGAGGAAGTTCCCATTAACTGTGATCTACAATAATACTTTTGGTACATCATGGTCAACAATTAATTCAGTAAAACTAATCACCATTCACAAATTATTAGTTTCCTTTATTCTGCTAACCTCACCTTCTATACATACTTCTCTATAGCTAGTAACATTATATGCACTATTAATGCCATAAAAAACGCCATTCCATGGTCATCACTTCTGGAACTAGGTCACAATATGCCGATGAGTTCTGCTCATTTTACTAGTATGTTCTTG
This sequence is a window from Cucurbita pepo subsp. pepo cultivar mu-cu-16 chromosome LG04, ASM280686v2, whole genome shotgun sequence. Protein-coding genes within it:
- the LOC111793553 gene encoding bZIP transcription factor 12-like: MASSNVEIASTSKNNPDLPRESSVCSISTIIADLQHSDSSRNLVSMSMDDLLKNIYSDAQTHNQPQPENPIMPASIPTQHTFPLPKDLSTRSVEEVWKEIVAGGGDQRRDPATDHEITLEDFLSKAGAVHQEDVRRVPVISEAGGYGVDSTLNNQFQIPPQQQLEGAPVGYASGIDGRMVGVGRGKRRAVEEPVDKATQQKQRRMIKNRESAARSRERKQAYTLELESLVTQLEEENARLLREEAEHIKERSKQLKEKLIPISEKRRPPQRILTRANSF